The following proteins are encoded in a genomic region of Thiomicrospira sp. R3:
- a CDS encoding ABC transporter permease, which translates to MRFNLHINTLMRWLAMTIVTLWLLMAIGAFFVGESANQIDLAKLMASGDAQRWLGYDELGRPLFERLLLGAQTSLFVALGVVTFSALIGITIGTYSGYVGGWIDRVIVKIIDVFLAFPGLLLAIGLAAVLGPGIENVIIALVVVGWVGYARLARAQVLSLRHREHIQAARALGVSQPVILRRHLLPLIAAPLGVEATFGFAGAVISEAGLSFLGLGVQPPDASWGNMIREGTRYLLVAPHLVIVPGVSLMLVVLAINILGDMARDKLDVKHQAKK; encoded by the coding sequence ATGCGGTTTAATTTGCACATCAACACCCTAATGCGCTGGCTGGCGATGACGATTGTGACCCTGTGGCTGTTAATGGCGATCGGAGCGTTTTTTGTTGGTGAATCGGCTAACCAAATTGATTTAGCCAAGCTAATGGCATCGGGCGACGCACAACGCTGGCTAGGTTATGACGAACTAGGGCGGCCTTTATTTGAGCGCTTATTGCTCGGTGCGCAAACCTCCTTGTTTGTTGCGCTGGGTGTGGTGACTTTTTCAGCGTTGATTGGCATTACGATTGGCACCTATAGCGGCTATGTTGGCGGCTGGATTGATCGGGTGATTGTCAAAATCATTGATGTGTTTTTAGCCTTTCCTGGTTTGTTATTAGCGATAGGCTTGGCGGCGGTATTGGGGCCGGGTATTGAAAATGTGATTATTGCATTAGTGGTGGTCGGTTGGGTAGGTTATGCACGCTTGGCTCGCGCCCAGGTCTTGAGTTTACGTCACCGAGAGCACATCCAAGCAGCACGCGCACTGGGTGTGAGCCAGCCGGTGATTTTACGCCGTCATTTGCTGCCCTTAATTGCCGCTCCCTTGGGCGTCGAGGCGACGTTTGGTTTTGCGGGTGCGGTGATTTCTGAGGCCGGTTTGTCGTTTTTAGGCTTAGGCGTTCAACCACCGGATGCCTCTTGGGGTAATATGATTCGGGAGGGCACCCGCTATTTATTAGTCGCACCGCATTTGGTGATAGTACCTGGTGTGTCCTTGATGCTGGTGGTGTTGGCCATTAATATCCTCGGCGATATGGCGCGCGATAAATTGGATGTGAAGCATCAAGCTAAAAAATGA